The nucleotide window GCAAAATTACTCTTTATTTGTTGTTTCAGCTCATCCATACTCCAATTTTTATATTTGGATGCCAAAGCATATACTTCCTCTATTCCTTCTTCAACCGTATCTGTTTCCAAAAAAAATCGATCATCGGGAATACTTTGAAAAACGGTTTCCAATTCAGGATTGAGCAATAAAAATTTACCAAACGAAATATAAAATCCGTTATCTATGAGTCCTTTCGCGACTTGTTTGTTTTTGGAGAAACCATGAATAATCATCGGGACTGTAATCTTCAATCGCTTCTTGATTGCAATTACTTCCTGATAAGCAGCGACACAATGAATCACTACAGGTTTATTATATTTTTGCGCCAAAAGCAACTGTCTCTCAAAAACTATTTCCTGTAAAGACAAAGGAATCTCAACACGTTTATCTAATCCACATTCTCCAATAGATAAACAATTAATTTTTAATAATTTATTTTCTATTATATTTAGTTCTTCTTCAAGTAAATTTCCATCAATATACCAAGGGTGAATACCTATAGAATAACATGGAATTGAGGCATCAAACTCACGAGGATATTGATTAACAAGCTCCAAAACTTCTTCGCGGTTTGTAAATTTATGGGTATGTAAATTGAAGAACTCCATTAGTCATGAAACTTCTTAACACCTGCTTTGATTTCGATAGCCAAATCATTTTCCAAAGGCACTTTTGGGCAGGAATATTTATAACTATAAGCACAGTACGGATTGTAGGATAAATTAAAATCAATAACAATCGTATTGCCGGACGGAACATTTAAATCTATATATTTCCCTCCTATATAACTCTCCTTCCCCGAAGTTAGGTCTGAAAACGGCAGAAACAAATGGTTTTTGTATTCTTCCTTTTTTGAAAGTTCAATATTGCGATAAATATTCAGTTTAAATTTCTTTCCTTCCATTACAAAATGAGCTTCCCCATATTTCACATACAGCGGTCTTCTTGCTCCAGAAGTTGGCATTTCAAACGGTTTTTCGTTTTCAGTTCTTATAAATTTTGCGACTACGAATGCTTTTTCATTAATAGGATAAAAATCCAAGGCTTTGAAATGAGCCAAATCTTCCGGCAAAAGCGGACTTGTCTTTGCGTCTGCATATTCTGCATTCAGTTCTTTTTGAAATTTTTCAACAACTGCTTTATCAAATTTTTGTTGGCCAAACCCAACGGTAAACACAAACAACAAAGCCAAAGTAAGTGTAACTCTCATATTTTCTAAATTTTAAGCAAAAATAAACTAAAGTTGTAAAGCCACAAAGTTTATGTTTTCAAGCAATTCCCTTTTACTATTTTAAAATCCTAAAACTTTCTATTTTACTATAAGTATTTACAATAAATAGTCGGAAATAACTCCTAAAAAACTTTGTAGATTTGCAATATTCAGATTTTACTATATGCTCAAAACTGCCCTCGGTCGATACATCAACAATTTTAAAGGATTCACACGTGAAGTTTGGATACTTGCCCTAATCACTTTTATCAACAGGGCTGGTACCATGGTACTGCCTTTTCTATCCAAATATCTAAAAGAAGACTTACAGTTTTCCTACGGCGAAGTGGGATGGATTATGGTTACCTTTGGATTGGGTTCTATGTTGGGTTCATGGTTAGGGGGTAAATTAACCGATAAAATAGGCTTCTATAAAATCATGATTTTCAGCCTTTTTACAAGCGGAGTTTTATTTTTTGTCTTGCAATACATCACTAGTTTTTGGGGATTGTGTTTTGGTATGTTTACCATCATGGCCATTTCGGATATGTTTCGCCCAGCTATGTTTGTATCCTTAAGCGTATATGCGAAACCAGAAAACAGAGTCCGCGCCTTATCCTTGGTACGATTAGCAGTAAACCTTGGATTTACAGCAGGTCCGGCGTTGGGTGGATTAATCATTTTAGGAATGGGATACCAAGGTTTGTTTTGGGTTGATGGAAGTACCAGTATAATCGCAATTCTGATTTTTGCTTTTTATGTCAAAGAAAAAAAGAGAGTACAGGTTTCTGCAGATGATTCTATAACTAAACCTCTCCCAAATTCCATCTACAAAGACAAACCTTTTTGGATACTGCTTTTTATCAGTTTTGTCACATTTATGGTTTTTCTCCAAATATTTTCTACTCTACCGTTATATCACAATGAAAAATTTGGCCTCAGCGAGTTCCAGACCGGGTTACTTCTTTCCATCAATGGTTTATTAGTTTTTCTTTTGGAAATGCCAATTGTTAGTAGATTGGAACGAAAAAAATTTAATAAAGTAAAAAGTATTGGCTATGGTTCATTATGTATTGCGGCTGGATATTATATTTTGCTGATCGATTCCTGGGTTGGGATTTTAGTTATCAGTATCGTATTACTCACATTTGGAGAAATATTTTCTTTCCCTTTTGCCAATGCTGTTGCCCTCAACCGAGCGCCAAAAGGACAGGAAGGTCAATATATGGGATTTTACACCATGAGTTTCAGTTTGGCTCATATTGTAAGTTCCAAAACAGGTCTTGAAATCATTGCCCATTACAACTACCCCGTCAACTGGTTTATAATGGGTTGTTTAGCAATGGTTGCTTTTCTTTCCGGCATCTGGCTGGATAGAATACTTCATAAAGAGAAAAATCAATAAAACAAAAGAGGAATTTCCTTCTCTTATAACTATTTACCCCCTTGAGTTACTAAAGCGTTTATAAACTTGACTCATCGGGAAAATGATTTATTGCTCTTTTTTGAAAAAAAACAAAAAAGCAATAATGCCAACTGCTAGCCCCGATTGCAGCCTACCGTCTGGACACATCTTTTTATAGGCCACAGATGACGCGGATTGAACGGATTTACACAGATAAATTTGTTGTTTTTAAAAAAATGTATTGAAAAAAACATAAGTTTTACAAATAATATTTTTAGTATGCAACCAAAAAATCAGCGATAATCTGTCTAATCCGCGTTATCTGCGTGCCATTTTTAATATAAAATATTTGTGTCCAGACGGTAGGATTGCAGCGAAAATCCTTGTGGGTCTCGTCCCTAAAAGACGAGATCCGCAAGATTACTTCGTCAGTTCGCTATCGCTCGTATGTAGCGAAAAGCGGGAAACATCTTTACTAAAAAAGCCTAATGTTTCCGCTCTAAACCCAACAAAATCATTTAAAAACTAAAAAATTAGTTAATAAACTATATTTATAGTTTGTAAACTAAAAATATAGTTGTACGTTTGCTATGGAATAAAACATTAACAAAAATCAAAATGCAAAAGCTAACGAATAAGGAAGAAGAAATCATGCACATTTTATGGAAGCTCAAAAAAGCATTCGTAAAAGAAGTCATGGCTGAAATCACCGAAGACCAGCCACATTACAATACTCTCTCTACTATCATCCGGAACCTGGAGGAAAAAGGGTATGTTTCGTATAATGTTTTTGGGAATACACATCAATATTATCCATTGGTAAGTATTGAGGAATACCGCAAAAAGTTCATGAGCAGGGCAATTGACAATTATTTCAACAGTTCCTATAAAAATATGGTATCCTTTTTTGCCAAAGAAGAAAAAATCACAGCTGATGAGCTTCGCGAAATTCTAGCTATGATTGAACAAAAAAAATAACCCACTATGGAAACACTATTCATCAATATCGTAAAATCAAGCGGACTGATAGCTGTATTTTATATCGCCTATTATTTGCTGTTGCGAAAAGAAACTTTTTTTACAGCCAATCGTTGGTTTCTTTTGGCAGGTTTGTTGACCTCAGTCATTTTGCCTTGGATAGTTTTCACCACCATAGTTTGGGTAGAGCCAACACCAACCAATATTGATTGGTCAAAAATTCCGATGACACCTGTCCAAGAAGAAAGTTTTGAAATCGATTGGTATCTTGCTACAGCCATTGCTTATGCAATTGGTTCAGTTCTTTTATTGGCTCAGTTTGCTTACGATTTTTATCATTTAAACAGTGTTATAAAAGGAAAATCGGTTAAACATCAAGCCGACCATAAATTCATCGACTTAAACGAAAATATCGCTCCTTTTTCGTATTTCAACACTATCGTTTACAACTCATCACTGTACAGCGAACAAGAAATGGAAAGCATACTCGAACACGAAAAAGTACACGGCGAACAATACCACACGATAGACGTCTTAATCACACGTATATTCTGCATCGTATTTTGGTTCAATCCTTTTATGTGGTTATACAAAAAAGCAATTTTGCAAAACCTGGAATTCATTGCCGATAGTGAGGCGACCAAAAAATTATCCGACAAAAAAGCCTATCAGCTTACACTTTTAAAAATTACGACACACGAAAATTGTGTTGTGCTTACCAATCATTTTTATCAATCATTAATCAAAAAACGAATCGTTATGTTAAACAAAACCCAATCAAAAAAATGGAATTCCTTGAAGTACGCTTTGGTTATTCCGGTATTAGTCGCTTTTGTATTTATATTCCAAATGGAAGTTATTGCCAAAGAAAAACATCAAAACATCAAAATAGAACAAGTAAAATCAACTTCAAAAGATGTTGAAATTTATAAAATTGACAAAAATACAACTGAAGCCGAATTAAAAGAAAAAGCAGAAACAATCAGTAAAAATTACGGAGTCACCGTTCATTTTTCTAAAACAAAAAGAAATGCAAGTGATGAACTAACTTCCATTGCGATTGAAATAAAAAAAGGAAAAGAAATTGCCGAAAACAGAACTGTAAAAAGCACTGACCCTATAAAAGCTTTTGCAATAATCATTTCAAAAGACGAAAATGGAAAATTAAAAATCGACTTTGCCGAAGATAATGAATCTGTTCACAAAGAGCATAAAATAGTCATAAGCAACAATCTCTCTTCAAAAAACGACATTCCTGATGACACAGAAATCATCATTGACGATAAAAAGTCAGACAAAACAGAAATGGAGAAATTAGATCCAGAAGATATTGTAAATATAAATGTCATCAAAAATTCAGATAAAAAAGAAGTTCGAATAATCACTAAAAAACATTCTGAAAATGGTTCTGAGGAAGAGTATTTTATAAATAATGAAAAAGTAGATAAAGACACATTTAATCAAACGGATCCCAAAAACATTACCAGAATGGATGTTAATACTAACGGTAAAAAAACAATCCGAATCGTTACAAGTAACAACATTAATATCCAACACGACAAAAACGCACCGGTTCCTCCAATACCTCCGACACCTCCAGTTATGAAAGCAAAGGCTCCTGCTCCACCCGCTATGCCAAAAGCTCCTAAAGCTCCAAAAGGCGACCCTGTTCATGGAGACAAAAAAGCCTGGAAAGAATTTGAAAAACAAATGGAAGAGTTTGATGCCAAAATGAAAAAAATAGAACCTCAAATGGAAGCATTCGATAAACAAATGGCCGAATTTGATAAGCAAATGGAACCATTCAACAAACAAATGGAAGCTTTCAACGAAAAAATGAAAATCTACGAGAAAGAAATGGAAAAATATTTATCCGAGAAAAAGGATAAAAAATAATTCAATCGCAAAAACAAGAAAAGACGGTCCTATATGAAAACCGTCTTTTTTTATATCTTTGAAAGAAAAATGATGTTTAAAATTCTTGCTAAAATCAACAAACTAATCCTACCAAGCTTTACCAAGCAAAAACTTGATATATCCAAAGCCAAAAAGTGGCAAATGGCAATTATTGGATATCGCTATTATGTTACAATCAGGGCACTAAATTAGTTTAAGGTTGTTTAAAATGGTTTAATATTGTTTAATGAAGCCGTTTAAATACAACTTAAACTCTTAAACTCTTAAACTCTTAAACTCTTAAACTCTTAAACTCTTAAACTTTTAAACTTTTAAACTCTTAAACTTTTAAACTCTTAAACTTTTCAATACGTCATTGCTGCAAAAATTTCATTTCCTGGAATTTTCTCCCTGCCGTTCAGGAAAGTTATTTCCATCAAGAAGTTACACTGAACGATGACCCCACCTAGTCTTTCTACCAATTCACATACGGCTTTTGCAGTTCCCCCTGTAGCCAAAACATCATCATGTATCAATACCCTATCCCCTTTTTGAATGGCATCGGTGTGAATTTCAAGCGTATCGGTACCATATTCTAAATCATAAGAAGCCGATATGGTATCAAAAGGAAGCTTTTTAGGTTTACGAACAGGAACAAAACCAGCATTCAATTCCTCTGCCAAAAGCATCCCAAAGAAAAAACCACGGCTTTCTACACCAATTACCTTGTCAATTTTTTTGTCTTTTACAGTAGAAAGCAATATTTCTAAGCATTCTTTCCTTGCATTTGGATCAATTAACAGTGGAGTGATATCTTTAAATACAATTCCCTCTTTTGGAAATCCCTGAATATCACGTATATATTTTTTTAAGTCCATATTTTTTTATTTTTATGCGATTTTACGCTTGCAAGATACATATTTATTTCTATCTTTGCACCCGCAAACAAGTTCATACAACACCTGATAACAATAAGGTTTGTTTACTGTTTAAGGCCTCGTGGCGCAACTGAATAGCGCATCTGATTACGGCTCAGAAGGTTACTGGTTTGAATCCAGTCGAGGTCACAAAAGAAATCCCTAAACGGCTTTAAATTAGCTATTTAGGGATTTTTATTTTATATCTAGTCAACATTTAGCCAACTGACTTACTATTCTTTTTTCTACACCCACCAAATTTTGTCCCTATATTTATAAACAGCATAAACTAACCCGAATAAAGCGACTCCCAATCCGATTAAAACTCCAATATTCGAACCCCTGTCCAGGTGAAGATTATCAGTTTCTTTTTTGGCTGCTTTCTTTTGGTGTGCTTCTGATTGTTTGGCAACTTCTTTTTTAGACTGGTCCTGAAAGTTTGATTTTTCATTTTTTTGGGTATTGGTTGTGGCCGTTGTTTCTTCCTCTGTATATTTTGAATTGTTTAAATCGATTCGTTTGCCCAATTTATCAATTACAGTTGCAGGTTTTGAAGCATCGATAGGCTCATAGGTTGTTTTCTTGGTTACGGTGCCGTTTTGGATATTGGTTTGGGCTTCGGCATTCGATTTTATATTTAGAGCTTCTTTTGAAGTTTCGCTTTCTTTTTGGGAAACTTCAGTTTTTACCGTTTTATCCGTGTGGGTTTTATCTTTTTTCCGGGCACCGCAGGAAAACATTAATAGAGCAGACATCGAAATAAACAGTGTTTTGAATATTTTTTTCATGTTTAAAAAATTACAGTGTTAGACCTACCATTTAGTTTCGTTTGGAGCAATGGATTTCCCTCCATTAATCCAAAAACAGAACATTTTAAATAACTTTTTCATGATTTTTAAAAATAAAGTTCGACTTCTTCTTTTCTTCGGGTGATTAATCCGGGCAATATGTGGCCACCTCCGGTGATGCATAGTTTTTCCCAATAGGCCTGTAGTTCTGATTTTGGCACTTTGTTGTTTACTTTTTCGAATAGATTAAAATATTTAACATTGCCTTTTTTATCAATATATGTGGCTCCGGCATTGTAAACGAAATCAGCAATAGCATCAAACTCATCTTGCGTAAGATCATCACGGCATAATCTGTCAACCAATGGCGAAACATATTTTGAAAACCAACCTCTTAACAAGCGATCGCCTTCTTTTTCATCAATTGGTTTATCGACCATAGTGACCAGTTTACCAGTATCAAAATATCGGGTAGTACCGTAGCCAATAGTAAAAGGCCTTCCCTTAGTTCCCGGATCAGGATAAGGTCTGGATTTAAAACCCTCGCTTTTCTTTATTTTAGCGATAAAGCTTTCGGATACTGATGTGATTTTTTGCATTATTATTTTTCTACCGGTTCAACAACAACTTCTTTTTCTTCAGGTTTATTCATGTACTCAACTACTGCTTTTACAATTTCTCCAATATCGTCTTTATGTGTAATTATCTTTCCGGCCAAAGCCCCGACATTTTCAATACGCACTTTATCTTCTGCTTTTTCTAAAATACTTTTTACTTCAATCACACACATGAAAATGGATCCAACAAGTGTTAAAAACGGAAACATTGGAAGACTTGTCATGTGATAATAAGTATCTAGATACCATACAGAAGAAATCTGCATACCATCAATGACAGTTAATGCCATCAGCACATTATAATACCTAGCGATTTTATCAATCGTTCTACGGTAGCCATAAGAGGAACGTGCAACTCCGTTGATTTTGGCTTTTCTGATTCCGCTCCATAAGTCGGCAAATATTCCGAGCAAAACAGATAAATAAAGGGCAAATGTGATCCAAAGTATTACAATTATTTTTTCCATGAGTAGGTTTGTTTATTTAATTAAAGATTATCATTTATAGAATTAAAGCAATGATTCTTGTCTATTTTATCAAGTTGCCGGACGAGCCATTTACCTTTTGTTTTTAATTTTTCTAAGCGTTGGTTTTTACCTAAAGCACTTGAAAGCGTTTCGCCTTCCTTGCCGAATTTATAGCCGTCCTGCTCGATTAAAACGGCATTCCAAAACGCTCTAAATTCACGATTTGCGAAAATGTCCAGGTTCTTGGCCGTGCTTAAGAAATAGCCTTTTTTATTCTCTACATACCAATAGTTGACAATGGTCAGGAAGAAAATTAATATCAGTGCGATGTTGAATAGAAAGAAGCCCATTACTCTGTAATTATTTCAGGTGTTAACTCCCAGTCGTCAGCTGTAAGCCTATAAATAGTTTTACCACTTGGTAATAGATTATACATTGTATCAAAATACAATGCTAATTGTATTT belongs to Flavobacterium aquiphilum and includes:
- a CDS encoding TatD family hydrolase encodes the protein MEFFNLHTHKFTNREEVLELVNQYPREFDASIPCYSIGIHPWYIDGNLLEEELNIIENKLLKINCLSIGECGLDKRVEIPLSLQEIVFERQLLLAQKYNKPVVIHCVAAYQEVIAIKKRLKITVPMIIHGFSKNKQVAKGLIDNGFYISFGKFLLLNPELETVFQSIPDDRFFLETDTVEEGIEEVYALASKYKNWSMDELKQQIKSNFATVFGKKL
- a CDS encoding DUF1684 domain-containing protein, whose protein sequence is MRVTLTLALLFVFTVGFGQQKFDKAVVEKFQKELNAEYADAKTSPLLPEDLAHFKALDFYPINEKAFVVAKFIRTENEKPFEMPTSGARRPLYVKYGEAHFVMEGKKFKLNIYRNIELSKKEEYKNHLFLPFSDLTSGKESYIGGKYIDLNVPSGNTIVIDFNLSYNPYCAYSYKYSCPKVPLENDLAIEIKAGVKKFHD
- a CDS encoding MDR family MFS transporter — its product is MLKTALGRYINNFKGFTREVWILALITFINRAGTMVLPFLSKYLKEDLQFSYGEVGWIMVTFGLGSMLGSWLGGKLTDKIGFYKIMIFSLFTSGVLFFVLQYITSFWGLCFGMFTIMAISDMFRPAMFVSLSVYAKPENRVRALSLVRLAVNLGFTAGPALGGLIILGMGYQGLFWVDGSTSIIAILIFAFYVKEKKRVQVSADDSITKPLPNSIYKDKPFWILLFISFVTFMVFLQIFSTLPLYHNEKFGLSEFQTGLLLSINGLLVFLLEMPIVSRLERKKFNKVKSIGYGSLCIAAGYYILLIDSWVGILVISIVLLTFGEIFSFPFANAVALNRAPKGQEGQYMGFYTMSFSLAHIVSSKTGLEIIAHYNYPVNWFIMGCLAMVAFLSGIWLDRILHKEKNQ
- a CDS encoding BlaI/MecI/CopY family transcriptional regulator; this translates as MQKLTNKEEEIMHILWKLKKAFVKEVMAEITEDQPHYNTLSTIIRNLEEKGYVSYNVFGNTHQYYPLVSIEEYRKKFMSRAIDNYFNSSYKNMVSFFAKEEKITADELREILAMIEQKK
- a CDS encoding M56 family metallopeptidase; the protein is METLFINIVKSSGLIAVFYIAYYLLLRKETFFTANRWFLLAGLLTSVILPWIVFTTIVWVEPTPTNIDWSKIPMTPVQEESFEIDWYLATAIAYAIGSVLLLAQFAYDFYHLNSVIKGKSVKHQADHKFIDLNENIAPFSYFNTIVYNSSLYSEQEMESILEHEKVHGEQYHTIDVLITRIFCIVFWFNPFMWLYKKAILQNLEFIADSEATKKLSDKKAYQLTLLKITTHENCVVLTNHFYQSLIKKRIVMLNKTQSKKWNSLKYALVIPVLVAFVFIFQMEVIAKEKHQNIKIEQVKSTSKDVEIYKIDKNTTEAELKEKAETISKNYGVTVHFSKTKRNASDELTSIAIEIKKGKEIAENRTVKSTDPIKAFAIIISKDENGKLKIDFAEDNESVHKEHKIVISNNLSSKNDIPDDTEIIIDDKKSDKTEMEKLDPEDIVNINVIKNSDKKEVRIITKKHSENGSEEEYFINNEKVDKDTFNQTDPKNITRMDVNTNGKKTIRIVTSNNINIQHDKNAPVPPIPPTPPVMKAKAPAPPAMPKAPKAPKGDPVHGDKKAWKEFEKQMEEFDAKMKKIEPQMEAFDKQMAEFDKQMEPFNKQMEAFNEKMKIYEKEMEKYLSEKKDKK
- a CDS encoding SsrA-binding protein; its protein translation is MFKILAKINKLILPSFTKQKLDISKAKKWQMAIIGYRYYVTIRALN
- a CDS encoding adenine phosphoribosyltransferase; its protein translation is MDLKKYIRDIQGFPKEGIVFKDITPLLIDPNARKECLEILLSTVKDKKIDKVIGVESRGFFFGMLLAEELNAGFVPVRKPKKLPFDTISASYDLEYGTDTLEIHTDAIQKGDRVLIHDDVLATGGTAKAVCELVERLGGVIVQCNFLMEITFLNGREKIPGNEIFAAMTY
- a CDS encoding lysozyme → MQKITSVSESFIAKIKKSEGFKSRPYPDPGTKGRPFTIGYGTTRYFDTGKLVTMVDKPIDEKEGDRLLRGWFSKYVSPLVDRLCRDDLTQDEFDAIADFVYNAGATYIDKKGNVKYFNLFEKVNNKVPKSELQAYWEKLCITGGGHILPGLITRRKEEVELYF
- a CDS encoding phage holin family protein, whose product is MEKIIVILWITFALYLSVLLGIFADLWSGIRKAKINGVARSSYGYRRTIDKIARYYNVLMALTVIDGMQISSVWYLDTYYHMTSLPMFPFLTLVGSIFMCVIEVKSILEKAEDKVRIENVGALAGKIITHKDDIGEIVKAVVEYMNKPEEKEVVVEPVEK